In the genome of Fuerstiella sp., one region contains:
- a CDS encoding MoxR family ATPase gives MPEANTEISTQSIDLLHRAYTDLKEQIRRVIVGQDDVIDQLLIALFSRGHCLLEGAPGLAKTLMISTLSRCLSMSFSRVQFTPDLMPADITGTDVLQENRETGAREFRFIQGPLFHNVVLADEINRTPPKTQAALLEAMQERQVTVGQTIHRLSNPFFVLATQNPIEQEGTYSLPEAQQDRFMFKVYVKYPSFEEERQIARQTTSDHSAEIDPVLSTEQVLHIQEVVRQVPISDHVINYALAIVRQTRVTEDGAPTWVEEWLSWGAGPRAVQNLLLGAKSRALLQGRSHVSTEDIDALAAPVMRHRITPNFTAESEGVTSDRVIERLIQETPSKESELTSDPRLGKIFAA, from the coding sequence ATGCCTGAAGCTAACACTGAGATTTCGACACAGTCCATTGATCTGCTTCACCGCGCGTACACGGACCTCAAAGAACAAATCCGTCGCGTGATTGTGGGACAGGATGACGTGATCGATCAGCTGCTGATCGCGCTGTTCAGCCGGGGTCATTGTCTGCTGGAGGGAGCTCCCGGACTGGCCAAGACTCTGATGATCAGCACATTGTCACGTTGTCTTTCGATGTCCTTTTCACGAGTGCAGTTTACACCCGACCTGATGCCGGCGGACATCACCGGCACGGATGTGCTGCAGGAGAATCGGGAAACCGGAGCTCGTGAATTTCGATTCATCCAGGGCCCGCTGTTTCACAACGTGGTACTGGCGGACGAAATCAACCGTACGCCTCCCAAAACTCAGGCGGCTCTGCTGGAAGCCATGCAGGAACGCCAGGTCACTGTCGGTCAGACAATTCATCGGCTGAGTAATCCGTTCTTCGTGCTGGCGACTCAGAATCCCATCGAACAGGAAGGCACTTATTCTTTGCCGGAAGCTCAGCAGGACCGCTTCATGTTCAAGGTTTACGTGAAGTATCCGTCCTTCGAAGAGGAACGTCAGATTGCCCGACAAACGACTTCGGATCACTCCGCAGAAATCGATCCGGTGTTGAGCACCGAACAGGTGCTGCACATCCAGGAGGTGGTCCGACAGGTCCCGATTTCGGATCATGTGATCAACTACGCCCTGGCCATTGTGAGACAAACCCGGGTGACAGAAGACGGAGCACCGACCTGGGTGGAGGAATGGCTCAGCTGGGGCGCGGGACCTCGGGCCGTGCAAAATCTGCTGCTGGGTGCCAAATCCCGTGCGCTGCTGCAGGGACGTTCTCACGTATCGACCGAAGACATCGACGCCCTGGCCGCACCCGTGATGCGGCACCGGATCACACCCAACTTCACAGCAGAAAGTGAAGGCGTCACCTCAGATCGCGTTATCGAACGATTGATTCAGGAAACTCCGTCAAAGGAAAGCGAACTTACGAGTGACCCACGACTTGGAAAGATATTTGCGGCCTGA
- a CDS encoding S1C family serine protease, protein MLLLTLFTLPAADVKAIPPHAIVESCSVVVKLFGAGAGNLDSYGSGILISDSGHVVTVWNHLVNTGYLTAVTSDGRRYQLDVVGTSAAHDLAVLKLVTHGDQRFQFVDRAAEVRPEVGSEVRAFSNMFHVAAGNERVSVVHGIIAADAVLTAGFGRWKLPIRSRVLILDAITNNSGAAGGLLTDIRGTAIGMLGRELRHDDSGTWVNYAVPFALLNPVIDTILSGGSLQQETEERVIAPLSDRQLTSNWGLTLLPDVLEETPAYIDRVISESVSAKAGFRRGDLVVLVDDEVIQTSSQLKTCLAKIRSGLRINIIVNRDGALESIQTRVP, encoded by the coding sequence ATGTTACTTTTAACGTTGTTCACGCTGCCTGCAGCAGACGTCAAAGCAATTCCCCCGCATGCCATTGTTGAATCATGCAGTGTGGTGGTGAAACTGTTTGGTGCCGGAGCCGGGAATCTGGATTCATATGGATCCGGAATATTGATATCAGACAGTGGTCATGTGGTGACCGTCTGGAATCACCTGGTGAATACCGGATACCTGACGGCCGTTACGTCGGATGGCCGTCGATATCAGCTGGATGTGGTGGGCACCAGCGCGGCTCACGACCTGGCTGTTCTCAAGCTGGTTACTCACGGAGACCAAAGATTTCAATTTGTTGATCGGGCGGCTGAAGTGAGACCGGAGGTCGGCAGTGAAGTGCGGGCATTCAGCAACATGTTCCATGTTGCTGCCGGAAATGAACGTGTGTCTGTGGTGCACGGGATTATTGCCGCTGACGCAGTACTGACCGCTGGGTTTGGTCGCTGGAAGCTGCCAATTCGTTCAAGGGTTCTGATTCTGGATGCTATCACCAACAATTCCGGGGCCGCGGGAGGCCTGCTGACCGACATCCGCGGAACGGCCATTGGCATGCTCGGACGGGAACTTCGACACGACGATTCAGGGACTTGGGTCAATTATGCTGTCCCCTTTGCATTGCTTAACCCGGTCATCGATACGATCCTGTCGGGAGGATCACTGCAACAGGAAACCGAAGAACGGGTGATTGCACCGCTGTCAGATCGACAGCTCACTTCGAATTGGGGTCTGACGCTGCTGCCCGATGTTCTGGAAGAAACACCGGCGTACATCGATCGAGTTATCTCCGAATCGGTGTCGGCCAAAGCCGGATTTCGTCGAGGTGACCTGGTGGTGCTGGTCGATGACGAAGTGATTCAGACGAGCAGCCAGTTGAAAACCTGTCTGGCCAAAATCCGCAGCGGGCTGCGAATCAATATCATTGTCAATCGCGATGGTGCACTGGAATCAATTCAGACGCGGGTTCCATAG
- a CDS encoding DUF58 domain-containing protein, producing MTHDLERYLRPEEIAKISRLELRARHVVEGFVAGLHRSPYFGQSTEFVQHREYVAGDDARRIDWKVWSRSDRYYIKQYEEDTNVRVVLLVDGSESMDFGAGPLTKFDYGRTVAAALALLVLRQNDSVGAGLFDTEIRSVIPASSRHNHLQTVLTGLSAERATGATDITRVLRAAAESMKHRSIVVLISDLLCDRDALFRGLQLLRQRKHEVLILHVMDDQELDFDYSGTLRFEGLEAGGRLTCDPAALRNGYLKAMEQFLESVRRRCASSVIDYKLVRTSEHLDAALSRFLNFRIGMKVK from the coding sequence GTGACCCACGACTTGGAAAGATATTTGCGGCCTGAGGAGATCGCGAAAATATCGCGTCTCGAATTGCGGGCCCGCCATGTGGTGGAAGGGTTCGTTGCCGGACTGCATCGCAGTCCCTATTTCGGTCAGTCGACGGAATTCGTACAGCATCGCGAATACGTTGCCGGTGATGATGCGCGACGTATTGACTGGAAAGTCTGGTCCCGATCCGATCGCTACTACATCAAACAGTACGAAGAAGACACCAATGTTCGCGTGGTCCTGCTGGTTGACGGTTCCGAGTCGATGGATTTTGGAGCAGGACCACTGACCAAATTTGACTACGGCCGCACGGTGGCCGCTGCTCTGGCCCTGTTGGTTTTGAGGCAAAATGATTCTGTGGGCGCCGGACTGTTTGATACAGAAATCCGCTCCGTAATTCCTGCCAGCAGTCGTCACAACCACCTGCAGACCGTACTGACCGGTCTGTCTGCTGAACGAGCCACAGGTGCCACGGACATCACACGCGTACTTCGCGCCGCAGCAGAATCGATGAAGCACCGCAGTATTGTGGTGTTGATCTCAGATCTGTTGTGCGATCGCGATGCCCTGTTTCGAGGCCTGCAGCTGTTGCGACAACGGAAACACGAAGTTCTGATCCTGCATGTGATGGACGATCAGGAACTCGATTTTGACTATTCGGGGACACTTCGGTTTGAAGGACTGGAAGCGGGCGGCCGGCTGACATGTGACCCGGCCGCGCTGCGCAACGGATATCTGAAGGCGATGGAACAGTTTCTGGAATCTGTTCGCCGCCGCTGTGCGTCGAGTGTGATTGATTACAAACTGGTCCGCACCAGCGAACACCTCGACGCCGCATTATCACGGTTTCTGAATTTTCGAATCGGGATGAAGGTGAAATGA
- a CDS encoding BatA domain-containing protein, producing MSWLAQYFLNPALVLPGAALLAGPIIIHLLSRLRYRRIRFAAMEFLLQSDEKNRRRLIIEQLLLLLLRVLAVALIVLLLARLILDPSAMLLMRGVTAHHVLILDDTLSMRDHDGQDAVYTGAVTVLERMLSAGSYRPQAIRITVLTLTAPDRPLVTARTLDAALLQELMPRIRSATCSWKAASPVAGLQAAADHLSADGGVAPVVHVVTDFRRSDWNDRPEVVAALNALGVIDAAVNIVRVTDQVRSNLTVVRLTGSSEATAVGIPWRMAATIRNYHQQRASGLRATVLVDGRELPGRVQIPDIEPESEQVVSHDLSFDTPGRHHVEFRLEDDTLNEDNRRHTAVHVAPERRVLLVDDQGRQEDAGFVSAALSPDPQLTGIVAERTTSEVLTSVPLRSYDCVYLMNIRELPADAVQRLTEYVTSGGGLVWFPDDQANTDWYNTSLQHKERELFPVTLGVIQEIDLSDDLAAEPAFETPVFEEHPIFEVFNTADSPFPALTLFRKWFRVAADWEPRPGVTILARLTSGDPIIFAHRLGEGNILTFLTTAGRRWSNWPVPPASPGYVVMHLQMHQYLQRPDLTVLDREIGSPLQFEWPVRQFTETVELFVPEPDDLDEPSERTQDDGFVRLQADPLPQNPESGEHTEDVLALTIQSADRPGLYRLRRFTQDGDPAETWVAQNVPTTESRLNPADAGQLEQHPELEHVQVLDGDTAGALSTADTGRELRWLLLGLLCVVLTSEQLLALRLSFHPEVKT from the coding sequence ATGTCGTGGCTGGCGCAATATTTTTTGAACCCTGCCCTGGTACTGCCGGGGGCTGCGCTGCTGGCGGGACCGATCATCATTCATCTGCTCAGTCGCCTGCGGTATCGCCGGATACGCTTTGCCGCAATGGAATTCCTGCTGCAAAGCGATGAGAAAAACCGGCGGCGGCTGATCATCGAACAACTGCTGCTGTTGTTGCTGAGAGTACTGGCAGTGGCTCTGATTGTGTTACTGCTGGCCCGGTTGATACTCGATCCGTCCGCGATGCTGCTGATGCGCGGTGTAACGGCTCATCATGTCCTCATTCTGGACGACACGCTGTCGATGCGGGATCACGACGGGCAGGACGCCGTTTATACGGGTGCTGTGACAGTCCTGGAGCGTATGTTGTCGGCCGGCAGCTACCGGCCGCAAGCAATTCGAATCACCGTGCTGACACTGACAGCACCCGATCGTCCTCTGGTCACAGCACGAACGCTGGATGCGGCCCTGCTGCAGGAACTGATGCCCAGGATCCGCAGTGCCACCTGTTCCTGGAAGGCCGCATCACCCGTGGCCGGCCTGCAGGCCGCGGCCGATCATCTGTCCGCCGACGGCGGAGTCGCTCCTGTGGTTCACGTTGTGACCGATTTTCGCCGCAGCGACTGGAATGATCGTCCGGAAGTCGTCGCAGCCCTGAACGCACTGGGAGTGATTGACGCGGCCGTGAATATTGTTCGGGTCACAGACCAGGTAAGAAGCAATCTAACGGTTGTGCGGTTAACCGGCAGCAGTGAAGCAACGGCCGTGGGAATCCCCTGGCGAATGGCGGCGACCATTCGGAACTATCATCAGCAACGAGCCAGCGGACTGCGGGCAACCGTCCTGGTGGACGGTCGTGAATTGCCGGGTCGCGTGCAGATCCCCGACATCGAACCCGAATCGGAACAGGTGGTCTCTCACGATCTGTCATTTGATACACCAGGCCGGCATCATGTGGAATTCCGGCTGGAAGACGACACACTGAACGAAGACAACCGCCGCCACACGGCCGTTCATGTGGCACCGGAACGCCGCGTGCTGCTGGTGGATGATCAGGGGCGGCAGGAAGACGCCGGATTTGTGTCTGCGGCGCTCAGCCCGGATCCGCAGTTGACCGGGATTGTGGCGGAAAGAACCACGTCGGAGGTTTTGACGTCCGTTCCGCTGCGGTCCTATGACTGCGTGTATCTGATGAATATTCGCGAGTTGCCGGCTGACGCTGTGCAGCGGCTGACAGAATATGTCACCAGCGGCGGAGGTCTGGTGTGGTTTCCGGACGATCAGGCAAACACAGACTGGTACAACACATCATTGCAGCACAAAGAACGGGAACTGTTTCCGGTGACTCTGGGTGTCATCCAGGAGATCGATCTGTCAGACGACCTGGCCGCCGAACCGGCGTTTGAAACGCCCGTTTTTGAAGAGCACCCCATTTTTGAAGTGTTCAATACGGCCGACAGTCCGTTCCCGGCACTCACCCTGTTTCGCAAATGGTTTCGGGTGGCGGCTGACTGGGAACCTCGACCCGGAGTAACGATTCTGGCTCGACTGACGTCCGGCGATCCGATCATTTTTGCTCACCGTCTTGGTGAGGGAAACATTCTCACCTTTTTGACAACGGCAGGACGCCGCTGGAGTAACTGGCCCGTGCCGCCTGCGTCTCCGGGTTATGTGGTGATGCATTTGCAAATGCATCAGTATCTGCAGCGCCCGGACCTGACCGTGCTGGACCGGGAAATCGGCTCGCCGTTGCAGTTCGAATGGCCCGTTCGTCAGTTCACGGAAACCGTGGAATTATTCGTTCCTGAACCGGACGACCTCGATGAACCGTCCGAACGCACACAAGACGACGGCTTTGTACGACTGCAGGCCGATCCTCTGCCGCAGAATCCTGAATCCGGCGAACACACAGAAGACGTTCTGGCACTGACAATTCAGTCGGCCGATCGTCCGGGACTGTACCGGCTCCGGCGGTTCACTCAGGACGGTGATCCTGCTGAAACGTGGGTTGCTCAAAATGTCCCCACAACAGAGAGTCGGCTGAATCCGGCAGACGCCGGGCAGCTGGAACAGCATCCGGAACTGGAACACGTTCAGGTCCTGGACGGTGACACGGCCGGAGCACTCAGCACGGCCGATACCGGGCGTGAACTGCGGTGGCTTCTGCTTGGCCTGCTGTGTGTGGTGCTGACTTCTGAACAGCTGCTGGCCCTGCGACTGAGTTTTCACCCGGAGGTGAAAACATGA
- a CDS encoding VWA domain-containing protein, whose product MTGRLPVITVAQTATESFQTIEFSLPQSAAGMLGLIAGLIVLSGLTVRTSLKDSRFLRRGWRIALLIPRLVVLALLVVILVNPSRRTQTSRTEQSRVGVLVDTSLSMDYPSSVSAAQTAEQRLAEADPDDNHSRLAAVQQTLVDSDMLQQLSDTHAVSVYTFDSELTGPQVGLVNGEVRFADHLPDRKAEITDDLSDPPSWNRILTAQGSETRLGEALHEMIGRMAGRTLSGIIVVSDGQSNVGLDPALARQRAERSDTRIISVGVGSPKPQTNIWVAGVQAPADVHRGDPFDLTVIVQGNRAQPASGTVELYEQSADGDGSDRRHVEDRPFALNADGLPVPVRFSRQISVPGHYEFVAKVVLNDTSVRELTVEDNQRHCRVEVTDRRMNVLVISSGPMREYRFVRNTLYRHTGIDSDVWLQTVTDDNVGMVSQESRKLLTGFPVSAADLAKYNVIVAFDADWNRLSAEQRQFLNRWVHRDAGGLIAVAGELHTPQLALEADKLRDVSVLYPVVLNRLLADLRISQRADTASPVVLTPEGRASEFLKISDAAGQTSTDLWETFSGIYRSYPVRSVRDGAVVLARYANPRARTQDGDPPFLATQFYGAGRTFFVGSAETWRLRSISPEGHQRFWTSLIREAGQGSRQRGNPRGLLLVDRTASSPGQPITIQARLYDPRMEPLQTETVPVSIIDADGRPASVPDRLRSHVQGTGQFSAVFRPLRPGSYRVTVPVPDSADVLQTNLEVTLSNLESERSEQNVDLLKNLVRETGGRYLTLEECGEQLADLLPDRSERAVIDEQLTTLWDRSWLMYTMIALLTFEWLLRRIVRLS is encoded by the coding sequence ATGACAGGGCGGCTGCCGGTGATCACTGTTGCTCAGACCGCAACAGAGTCCTTTCAGACAATCGAATTCAGTCTGCCTCAGTCGGCTGCCGGAATGCTGGGGTTGATTGCCGGTTTGATTGTTCTGTCCGGTCTGACCGTACGGACATCACTGAAGGATTCCCGGTTTCTCAGACGCGGCTGGCGGATTGCACTGCTGATTCCACGACTCGTCGTTCTGGCTCTGCTGGTCGTGATTCTGGTCAATCCCAGTCGCCGTACTCAAACGTCGCGCACCGAACAGTCCCGTGTGGGGGTGCTGGTCGATACGTCTCTGTCCATGGACTATCCGTCTTCGGTTTCGGCCGCGCAGACAGCAGAACAACGTCTGGCGGAAGCTGATCCTGACGATAACCACAGTCGTTTGGCGGCCGTGCAGCAGACTCTGGTGGACTCGGACATGCTGCAGCAGCTCAGTGACACGCATGCCGTATCTGTTTATACGTTCGATTCAGAACTAACAGGTCCGCAGGTCGGTCTTGTTAACGGCGAAGTCCGATTCGCTGATCATTTGCCGGACCGCAAAGCAGAGATCACCGACGACTTAAGCGACCCTCCGTCGTGGAACCGGATCCTGACGGCTCAGGGGTCGGAAACACGGCTGGGCGAAGCCCTGCACGAAATGATCGGCCGGATGGCCGGACGCACTCTGTCGGGAATCATCGTGGTGTCGGACGGACAGTCCAATGTCGGTCTGGATCCCGCACTGGCCCGGCAGCGTGCGGAGCGCAGCGACACCCGCATCATCAGCGTCGGCGTGGGCAGTCCGAAACCTCAGACAAACATCTGGGTGGCCGGAGTGCAGGCGCCTGCCGACGTGCATCGCGGCGATCCGTTTGATCTGACCGTGATTGTTCAGGGTAACCGGGCGCAACCGGCATCGGGAACCGTTGAACTGTATGAACAGTCAGCAGACGGCGACGGCAGCGACCGTCGCCATGTGGAAGACCGGCCGTTCGCACTGAATGCCGACGGTCTTCCGGTCCCCGTGCGGTTCTCCCGCCAGATCAGCGTCCCGGGACACTACGAATTTGTGGCAAAAGTCGTATTGAATGACACATCGGTACGTGAGCTGACGGTTGAAGACAATCAGCGACACTGTCGTGTGGAAGTCACCGATCGCCGGATGAATGTTCTGGTGATTTCCAGCGGACCGATGCGAGAGTACCGGTTTGTCAGAAATACCTTGTACCGGCATACAGGCATAGATTCGGACGTCTGGCTGCAAACGGTAACCGATGACAACGTGGGCATGGTGTCTCAGGAATCCAGAAAGCTGCTGACCGGGTTTCCGGTCAGCGCGGCTGATCTGGCCAAATACAACGTCATCGTGGCATTCGATGCCGACTGGAATCGGTTGTCTGCAGAACAAAGACAGTTTTTGAACCGCTGGGTCCATCGTGATGCCGGAGGCTTAATCGCGGTTGCCGGAGAACTGCATACGCCTCAACTGGCTCTGGAAGCCGACAAACTGCGGGATGTGAGTGTGCTTTATCCGGTGGTGCTGAACCGTTTGCTGGCGGATCTGCGGATCAGTCAGCGTGCCGATACCGCATCACCGGTGGTACTCACACCGGAAGGACGGGCCAGTGAGTTTTTGAAAATTTCAGATGCCGCCGGTCAGACGTCGACGGATTTGTGGGAAACCTTTTCCGGCATTTATCGGTCCTACCCTGTCCGCAGTGTGCGCGACGGAGCCGTCGTGCTGGCACGTTACGCCAATCCGCGGGCAAGAACTCAGGACGGAGATCCGCCCTTTCTGGCGACTCAGTTCTACGGAGCCGGCCGAACCTTTTTTGTGGGCTCAGCAGAAACGTGGCGTCTGCGATCGATCTCACCGGAAGGACACCAGCGGTTCTGGACAAGTTTGATTCGTGAGGCCGGACAGGGAAGTCGGCAGCGGGGAAACCCGCGGGGCCTGTTACTGGTGGACCGCACAGCCTCCAGTCCAGGTCAGCCGATCACAATTCAGGCTCGACTGTATGACCCGCGAATGGAACCTCTGCAGACCGAAACCGTGCCGGTGAGCATCATTGATGCGGATGGTCGTCCGGCTTCGGTTCCTGACCGGTTACGAAGTCATGTTCAGGGGACAGGACAGTTTTCGGCCGTTTTCCGGCCACTGCGTCCAGGCAGCTATCGTGTCACCGTGCCGGTCCCCGACTCGGCTGATGTGCTGCAGACCAACCTTGAAGTCACCCTGTCCAATCTGGAAAGTGAACGTTCCGAGCAGAATGTCGATTTACTGAAAAACCTAGTCCGGGAGACCGGTGGTCGTTATCTGACACTGGAAGAATGCGGTGAACAACTGGCCGATCTGTTACCCGATCGAAGTGAACGAGCGGTGATCGACGAACAGCTGACAACATTGTGGGACCGTTCATGGCTGATGTATACCATGATTGCCCTGTTAACATTTGAGTGGCTGCTGAGGCGCATTGTCCGGCTGTCGTGA
- the mqnB gene encoding futalosine hydrolase, giving the protein MTRTLILIPTQTERDVLQPLLKTAADTGDRVELCGFGLVAAAARTMQLIGDVHPERVILVGLAGTFSDRLPVGSATTFAEVACFGIGAGSGDRHQTAGNMGWNHLDLPATQDRPEAVTVADTIAIAGSVVSDETVPPPQLLSVAAASANRKDAAIRSRRFPQAVAEDMEGFGVALACRLTQAPLDIVRGISNQAGDRDLSNWQIESALQAAAQIVLQLKSTW; this is encoded by the coding sequence ATGACCCGCACATTAATTCTTATTCCCACACAAACCGAACGTGATGTTCTGCAGCCGCTTTTGAAAACCGCGGCAGACACCGGCGACCGGGTGGAACTGTGTGGTTTTGGTCTGGTGGCTGCGGCCGCTCGAACCATGCAGCTGATCGGCGACGTGCATCCGGAGCGAGTGATTCTGGTGGGGCTGGCGGGAACGTTTTCGGACCGGCTGCCTGTGGGAAGTGCGACAACGTTCGCTGAAGTGGCGTGCTTTGGAATCGGAGCCGGCAGCGGTGACCGGCATCAGACGGCCGGTAACATGGGATGGAATCATCTGGATCTTCCTGCGACGCAGGATCGGCCCGAAGCCGTCACCGTAGCGGATACGATTGCCATCGCAGGATCAGTAGTATCGGACGAGACCGTTCCGCCGCCGCAGCTGCTGTCTGTAGCCGCCGCATCAGCCAACCGAAAGGATGCGGCCATTCGAAGTCGGCGATTTCCGCAGGCAGTAGCCGAAGACATGGAAGGATTTGGTGTCGCTCTGGCATGCCGGTTGACGCAGGCACCACTGGACATCGTGCGGGGGATTTCGAATCAGGCGGGAGACCGGGATCTGTCGAACTGGCAGATCGAAAGCGCCCTGCAGGCAGCCGCACAAATCGTGCTGCAGTTGAAATCGACCTGGTAA
- a CDS encoding trypsin-like peptidase domain-containing protein, with the protein MNSLMNTGMHQTDRQICLAVLIGALSVPLAGSAAVGASDVLPGWQQREQHRIEVLTRISPGVVCVMPPDAQGGGSGVLISADGYAVTNYHVIADGGSFFKCGLNDGQVYDAVIVGIDPTGDVAMIRLLGRSDFPFATAGNSDEVQVGDEVMALGNPFLLADDFSPTVTFGIASGIHRYQYPANTYLEYTDCIQIDASINPGNSGGPLFDIQGRWIGINGRASFEQRGRVNVGAAYAISVRQVQLFIDHLKSGRIVDHGTSEFAVETDISGRVLVSDVIEISEAWRRGLRPGDELVSFAGRALTSANDFKNILGIFPAENRVPLTFRNRDGLQKTSLRLRPLHEFQQAPPLPQKNAKPNPQRPKAPDEPDAARKTEPMQPPAEFAHLFEARDGFANYAFNRQHQTRLLAPIQQELESCPHLSRTWQLSISADGSNELMPLVVAEQGAGLTQDKLPWHQDADNLTPDAEPHDFPGLLTVAVQWHRLFRDPVGSWSEIFYAGAEQHYETGQHVDVLQTMEGTVSCRWLFAQGSPLPYGVDVNSGAGQDESRVLFEGWNMHGEIPAPTRIGVIVCQTGEIAWLHVHSAEIRK; encoded by the coding sequence ATGAATTCCCTGATGAACACCGGAATGCACCAGACTGATCGGCAAATTTGTTTGGCTGTGCTCATTGGTGCCTTGTCGGTGCCGCTGGCCGGCAGTGCGGCAGTGGGTGCCTCCGATGTTCTGCCTGGCTGGCAGCAGCGCGAACAGCACCGCATTGAAGTCCTGACCCGCATTTCTCCCGGTGTTGTGTGTGTGATGCCTCCTGACGCACAGGGTGGTGGATCGGGAGTGCTGATTTCCGCCGACGGATACGCGGTCACCAATTATCACGTGATTGCCGACGGTGGCAGTTTCTTCAAATGCGGACTCAACGACGGCCAGGTCTACGACGCTGTGATTGTGGGAATCGATCCGACCGGTGACGTCGCAATGATCCGGCTGCTGGGCCGATCAGATTTTCCGTTCGCCACCGCCGGAAACAGTGATGAAGTCCAGGTGGGCGACGAAGTCATGGCGCTTGGCAACCCGTTTTTGCTTGCCGATGATTTTTCCCCCACAGTCACTTTTGGTATCGCCAGCGGAATTCATCGCTATCAGTATCCGGCTAATACCTATCTGGAATACACCGACTGCATTCAGATTGATGCGTCCATCAATCCGGGGAATTCCGGTGGCCCTTTGTTCGACATTCAGGGACGCTGGATCGGAATCAACGGCCGGGCATCTTTTGAGCAGCGAGGTCGGGTCAACGTGGGTGCCGCCTACGCCATTTCGGTGCGTCAGGTACAGTTGTTCATTGATCATCTGAAGTCCGGGCGGATTGTGGATCACGGTACTTCCGAATTTGCAGTCGAAACCGACATCAGCGGACGCGTTTTGGTCTCCGACGTCATTGAAATTTCAGAAGCCTGGCGGCGAGGTTTGCGACCCGGCGACGAACTGGTTTCCTTTGCCGGCCGGGCACTGACCAGCGCCAATGATTTCAAAAATATTTTGGGCATCTTCCCGGCTGAAAATCGAGTGCCGCTGACGTTCCGCAATCGCGATGGTCTGCAGAAGACCTCCCTGCGTCTGCGACCGCTGCACGAATTTCAGCAGGCGCCCCCGCTTCCGCAGAAAAACGCAAAGCCAAATCCACAAAGACCCAAGGCGCCCGACGAACCCGATGCGGCCCGCAAAACAGAACCCATGCAGCCCCCCGCCGAATTTGCCCATCTGTTCGAAGCTCGTGACGGGTTTGCCAACTATGCGTTCAATCGACAGCACCAGACACGGCTGCTGGCACCGATTCAGCAGGAACTGGAATCCTGCCCACATCTGTCCAGGACCTGGCAGCTTTCAATTTCTGCAGATGGTTCGAATGAATTGATGCCGCTGGTGGTCGCTGAACAGGGTGCGGGTCTCACCCAGGACAAGCTGCCGTGGCATCAGGATGCAGACAACCTGACCCCCGACGCAGAACCCCATGATTTTCCGGGACTGCTGACGGTTGCCGTGCAGTGGCACCGGCTATTTCGCGATCCTGTGGGTTCGTGGTCAGAAATTTTCTATGCCGGAGCCGAACAGCATTACGAAACAGGGCAGCATGTGGACGTATTGCAAACCATGGAAGGCACCGTCAGCTGCCGCTGGCTATTTGCTCAGGGCAGCCCATTGCCGTACGGGGTTGATGTCAATTCAGGCGCCGGACAGGATGAGTCCCGAGTGCTGTTTGAGGGATGGAACATGCACGGTGAGATCCCCGCTCCCACTCGCATTGGCGTGATCGTGTGCCAGACCGGTGAGATTGCCTGGCTCCATGTCCATTCGGCGGAAATTCGCAAATGA